The proteins below come from a single Chryseobacterium bernardetii genomic window:
- a CDS encoding DUF6896 domain-containing protein: MEISIYLLDYENFIIKFENALKEKYQIKDDIYEYIGTIVKKKDSFDNYQYNFHGAGCKITFNNIVCEYDFSLDENSKYQFSLWKLKTFIESFYQNKVEDVELRKSLEDLVLKNLLKKLIIEEKVFDIYLLY; this comes from the coding sequence ATGGAGATTTCAATATATTTATTAGATTATGAAAATTTTATTATTAAATTTGAAAATGCACTTAAAGAAAAATATCAAATAAAAGATGATATTTATGAATATATAGGCACTATTGTTAAAAAGAAAGATTCTTTTGACAATTATCAATATAACTTTCATGGAGCTGGTTGTAAAATTACATTTAACAATATAGTTTGTGAATATGATTTTTCATTAGATGAGAATAGTAAATATCAATTCTCCTTATGGAAGCTGAAAACTTTTATAGAAAGTTTTTATCAGAATAAGGTAGAAGATGTTGAATTAAGAAAATCCTTGGAAGATTTGGTTTTAAAAAACCTTTTAAAGAAACTAATTATAGAAGAAAAAGTCTTTGATATTTATTTGTTATATTAA
- a CDS encoding ParB N-terminal domain-containing protein, whose translation MSTEKCAQSAKTVSSIAKAMKNGDISMFSEPIHTYMYKGKTYILDGHHRIKAAIKANQSIEIIELNMERAIKLYKSKIEEIHQGLH comes from the coding sequence ATGTCAACGGAGAAATGTGCACAATCTGCAAAAACAGTTTCAAGTATTGCTAAAGCAATGAAAAATGGAGATATTTCTATGTTCTCGGAACCAATTCATACCTATATGTATAAGGGTAAAACATACATACTTGATGGGCATCATAGAATAAAAGCTGCTATAAAAGCTAACCAATCAATAGAAATAATCGAACTTAATATGGAAAGGGCAATTAAATTGTATAAAAGTAAAATAGAAGAAATTCATCAAGGATTACACTAA